The Camelus ferus isolate YT-003-E chromosome 13, BCGSAC_Cfer_1.0, whole genome shotgun sequence genome segment GTCCGGGCCTCATCCACACACCCTGCTGACAGTCAGCCCTCCCTggccagcctggctccagggGAGCACGCCCTGGTGGCATGGGGTTGTCTGGGTGGGGAATTCCAAGGTCCTGGGCACCTGCAGCAGGACCTGGAAGGGTGAACATGGGCTCGGGGCAGACACACCTCCTCGGTCCTCAGGCCCCCTTCCTCTATGGGAAGGGGGTGGGCCCTGGCAAGGGTCAAAGGGGACCCTCTAAAGCAGAAAGCCCAGAGCAAGGTCTCCCTCTCAGGGGAGTGCTGGGCTGACTTTTCAAGAGCTTAACGCAGTGGCAACACAGCCCGGGTTAGAGCCGAGCCCCAAGGCCCGCCCCCCAGAGCTCCCCACATCAGTCTCTTTGCAGAGCCTTTTAAATCAGGTAGCGAGACACACAGACACTACATGGCCACCTGGCAGGGTGGCGAAGAGCTTGGGCCGTGATGCAAGGGGCTGGGCGTGCTGTGTCCCAGCCTGGCCCACCTGGCTGACCGTGGCAGTGTTTTTCTCCACCAAGTGGGAATGATCACAGAGCCTCGAGCACAGCGCCGCTCCGGGTCACCACAGGAATAAACTGACCAGCGTTACGCCCAGCACACGAGACGtggtgagtgtgtctgtgttgaTGACCGCTGTTGTCAATGAGTTCTGACCCCACGTCCCAGGATTCGGGCCTGTGGTGCAGGCGCCAGGAATGTGTGAGGCCTGTGCGGTCGCTGCCCCCAGGAAAAGGACACATGGGCCTACGTCCCGGCCCAGTTACCCACAGAACAAGCAGTGAACGGGACAGTGTCATCAGTAAATGAAAGGGAGGAAGTTGGCTCTCTTGGCCTGGGAAGGACGGGGTGCAGGAGGCTCTCAGAACCACCTGTCCCCTCGCCTCCGCAGCCTCCACAGGAGGGACAGCGCAGCAAGTCCTCCTCGAAGTCACAAAGGCTCAGAAGGGGCAGAAACCCTACAGGAGTTAAAGGGTTATGAGAAAGGTACCAAGTTACACTTTAAAATGGAGTGTGTCCATTTTAAATGCTAGTCCTGTGCAAAGTTATTCATCTGGTAAGTTAACAGATATTAGTGTCAAGCTATTTTGCCTTAATAAAGGGTTACCGTTTTAAAACTCAGGCCGTCCTGGGATTTTACACAGGTCAGCTGTGAGCTCCAGGAGCCTGTGTGGGTTCACTGCTGTTTATCTCGGCatctacaacagtgcctggcacgtgggaGGGGCCAAACTGGgacctgctgaatgaatgagtgagtgagtgaacgaATGAAGTTTGAGCCAAGTGACTGAGACAGCTTCCCCAACTGACTTCCTAAATATTCACTGCAAAGACATTATGCAAAGGAGCTAAAAGGCTTTTCAAGAACTGCATCTGAAATCCTGAAGTCAGAGGTGGGCTTTCTCATCACTTCACGGTTCACAGGGTTCCTCTGAGGAgttctgggaagaggggagcgCAGTGCGTAGGGACAGTCACCCGGCAGGACTGGAGCCGAGGATTCCCActcaggcaggaagggagagcagggtgtggcaggaggaaggggctcCTGTTCCTCCTCGGCATCCCTAGGGCCCTTAAGGGAAACCCGGGGACCACAGGGTGACAGCCCCACGGTTTGCAGCTTTAGGTCTGTCATACGAAAGCTGCAAAGTGATGTGTTTCCTCTGTGTCCCGGAGGTGTGCCTGGAGCTGAGTCTGTGTTGGGAAACATCCAGAGGGGAgcccagacagacagacagctctGACAGGGTTAAGACCAGGGGTTGATCAATCAGAGTTGCTGTTTGAACTTAAGCACAGCCAGCAGCTCTACGGGGGCCAGAAGCTGCCTGGGGAGGCACttaggtgggggtgggaaggaggggtaATCTCACGGAATGGAGTGGGAGGGATGGTCCGTAACCCAGCCAAGCAGGCTCACCCAGACTCATAATTTGCGGGCACAGACAATGGGGTGCTGGTGATATTTCAACATCAGAAAGACGTATATGCACAAACGTGTGTGTGGATTTATACACACAAACTATGAATTTTACTGACATCAAGGATGTGAGgcacacactttaaaaataataataaaatgcacgTTACCCCCTCTTGTCAATTCCATGCCGCCAAGTGAGGCTCACAcgatgctgctgctgctttttgcCAAACTCAGGTATCCGCAGCCAACCTGTGGCCGCAGTTAGCAAATGAGGGTGGCTCCATGACATGAAGGTGGGCGGTATTTCCATCCTCCTTAACCGGTAAGATGGAAGTGACATGAGGAAGACCTGGGGAACAGACAAAAGCTGGAACCTCACCGGGTCAGCATGAGGTGAGCAACCTCTCTGTGGGTCAGGTAATAATTTCCCAACCCTGGAAGAATATGTCTTCTATTTTCCGGCTCTGAGATCCTGCCCCTTCTCATCACCTCCCGCTCAAATACCCAGCTTCCTGCCTGCCCTCATGTGGCAGCAGCCTCTGCATAAGTTCAGAGATCAGTAACACTTTTATGTTTAATctttatatttgacattttctctATCACTTCCTTAAATCTAGATCAGCCGTCCAGCAAACTACGGCCctcaggccaaatctggcccaaggtctgttttttttcaataaagttttattggcacacagccatacGCACTGGCCTCATGttgtctatgactgctttcaAGCTGCAAGAGCTGAGCTGAGCAGCTGCAGCGGAGATCACCTGGCCTGCCGAGCTGAAAATACTCACTATCTCGTCCTCTACAGGGAACAGTTTGCTGCCATCTGCTCTGcaaatcaacaaaataataattaggacCGAAGgagttttgaatatttattaattttgtttttaatgtaatttatttaattgtaagtttatataatGTAACTTTTAATGATGGTGGTATCCAACAATCAGCCCACAAAATGCCCTGAAATTTTGCAATCGGGTCCCGCAAGCTGGCTCCAGGACACCACGGGACAGAGGAAGGGAACGGTAGGGAGCTGAAGCTGCCCCAGGTTCTGGACCCAGAGAGCAGAATGAGGAGGAAGTCATTTCGGCAAGCTCAGATAAGCCCAGCTCTTCTCCGGCCAGTGGCCACCCTGAGATGGAGGTGGTACgaatctggaaggaactctacaAAGACACCTGTGATGTAATTCCTGCTTTCCGTAAATGCATACTTCTAATTTCTGACATGTATCACATAAGAGTTtttacccctccaaaaaaaagaagccatccatcaaaaaataaaatcagaacgAGTAAGATACAGCTCAACAGCACGTGTGAAACAGACCCAGGGTTTTAGCTGACCGTGACCGAGAAAGTCGTGTGGTCAGAGGGGTCGCCCTGACGCCCAGATGTTGAGGGGGAGGTCAGCCGGCAAACTGCCCTGCCTCCGTGCGGACACCTGTGACCCACGTGCTAAACCTGAGACTGGGAAGCTGGCACCAGAGCCGGGCCTGGGAGGAGACGCAGGGCCTTGAGCTGTTCCGGAACATTTAAAGACTCTGAGGAGGTCCTGCTAGTGGGGTGGAGTCTGGTGGCCGGAGGAAAGGGCAGGTGTCCTGCTCAGTCAGAAAGCTGAGGGCTGAACGGGCGGCCTCCCCAGAGGGAGTGTGCCGGGGGCGCTGGGAGAGGTGCCGAGGAGGGACGTGGTTAAAGCAGGTGACCAACAAGGCCCCTTTGCTCCAAACCTGTGACTCGGACTGAGaagaagcagggctggggtcaCCTAGATGCAGGGGGTCAGAAGGCCATTCTGAGCAGTATCCCCCACTGGGAGGGGCACCAAGAGCTTCTTCCGGAGGTGCCTGGGCCCAGCCCTCACTTGTGTTCTGCGGGCTCTGTTAGGGCAGCCAGAGCAGACGAAGGTAGAAGCTCCTACCAACAGTGGGGGAGGAGTGCTCCCTGGCAGGGCGCAGTAGCCCAGAAACAGGGGACCCCCTCCCACCACAGCCAGGCTGGCGGAGCTGGGGGCCCTCAGGAAGCTTAGAGGAGGGGGAAGCCCTTCAGACTGCTCATGAGCTCGGCCCCTGGGACTCAGCATCCACTGTGTTCCTCGGTCTCCCAGAGAGAAGCTGAACCACTGTGGGATCAGCCAGGTGGTGAGCAGGCTACGTCCCACACCTGGATTCCCTGGCATCTGTCAGGTGAGCACGAGAGGCGGCCAGTGCCCACAACAGCAACACTCTGGGTTTCCCAGTGGGTCCCCAGTTTGCCCAGCTGGGCATCTTCTGGAACCTCTCCCACCAGTCAGAGGCAGGGGGGACACCTGGGGTGACATAGCCTCCCCCATCTCGTGGAAGGGGGCTCATGGTCTGCTCAATACACCATTGATTCCTGCACTTTCTCCtcaccccaaacctcccccttcCTATAGATCTTTGTGGGGTGGGTGGCACCTGCTGGGAAGGCCACAAAAGCGTCTTCTCCCCCAAAGAGCAGAGCCTGGTCCAGGTGCCCGTGGCCTATGAAAAGCCTTGAATGTTAACATGACCTCAGAATGCCCTGATCTGCTTGACCATTTATTCAGTGcatttttattgagcatctactatgaaCAAAACTGTTAGCAACAGTGTGCCAATTTAGAAAGCTCTTGGGAGCCAGACAGAGCCTGCTGGAGGGACCCAGCTGGGACGCAGCTGCGGGCAGCAGGCCTGGTGAAAGGACTCCAGGGCTCGGCTGCCTGGAGGTTTCTGTCCGGAACAGTGGGCTCTGATTGTTAAGCATGGGGCAGAGGGGCCGGCGTGGGAGTGCAGGGAGTCGGCCACTGGCCAGGCCACCACCAGAGCCTCTGAAGCTCTGGccacaggagtggggagggatgtCCAGAGAGACTTTTAAACACTCGCCCCCAGGGCACCACCTTCTGCAGCCCCGCTTCCATGGGCGCCCAGGAGCTCCTCAGAGATGCTTTCCTGCCCACCTGGGCCCAGGGAAGGGCCAGTAGGATCTGACTTTGCCCTGGAAGGGTCAAGGGGTAGCCACTGGTGCCACAGTGCAGCCCCTGCAGTGGGCTCCCCTGAAAGCAGTGTGGAGACCTCACGCTGTAGCAGTGCCCCCGGGAAACGTCTACGGGGGAACAAAGCCAGTTCAACTCTTGTTATTCTGGGGAGGACTGACCGACGTGGGGTGCTTCTGTGTCCACCCCCTATTCTGACCCTGCCCGCTGGGGCCCTGCCCGGCCCTACGGTGGGCCACTTTCTGCTTAGAGAGCTTGCAGgctttcccctctctgggcccatAGTTCCCCTTTTCTCTGTGATGGAACTTCCCACGCCtcacgggggggggggtggttcaTGGTGAACTTGGGGTGCCATCGACTCTCTTCTTCCAGAACCCCCCAGCAAATGCCAGAGAGCAGGTGGGCACGTGGGCCAGGGGTCATGCCCACACCTCCTCCCACTTCAGTGGGGCCAGAAGAAATCCTACGACGGCTCGAGGTGGCCAGCCCGGCCCGGGCCCTGACTTCTGACTCGGTGAGAGGAGGCACCCCTGGCCTGACCTCCCCCCACGCTCACAGGACACACCAGTGGGTGCCTGGCACAGCGGTGGCCAGGGGCACACAGGTGGGGAGACAGTTAATGACCCTGCCGGCTCGGTTCAGAGGAACCCACTACCTTGCTGCAGGGGGAGAGGTGCTAACGACTGCTTCTGAAAGGCAGGGCACCTTCTGCAGGGGGACAGAGATGGTTTCAGGCTTATCTTATCAGAGGGGAAGTGACCCTGCCCACAGCAGCTGCCAGCTGACCTGCTCAGCACGTTCTTAGGCCAGCACTGCAGATAGATGGCCACAGATGCCTATCCAGTGGATGCAGAATTCGGGGCACTGGTATCATGCTGCCTCCACAGCTAAGATGCAACAGGAGGGGAGTTAATACAGGGCTTTCCCTCCAACACAGGATATTCTCACCCAACCTTAAAAATGCAGCAACAACCAGAAGATTCACCTCCGAATACTGTCGGCATCAGTGGTTGTGCAACCTTTGGGCAAAAGTCTGAGGACTTACAAGAGGTCCTCGTTAGTTACAAAAGGAAAGCGTAGCTGCGGTGGAGAACCGGCAGATAACACGTTGACCCAGGGGTCAAAGTGAACATCACCAGTAAAGGGACAAATCAAAGTTGTCGGGCACTGCTGTGAAAGAAGCGAGAACACGTTTCCTTGAGATTCCAGCCCAAAGTGCAGATCCTGAGTCCACTCACGAGAAAGCATCAGGCAAGCCAGGCAGGGGACATGCTGCAAAGTAACAGGCCTGTTCTCTTCAAAAAGATCAAATGTGAAACCCCAGGGAAGATGGAAGAAATATTCCAGATGAAAGGAGGGTAGAGAGAGGAAAACGAAGTCAACGCATAAGCCAGGACCTTCCTTTGCTATCGGGGACCTTATTAGATGACTCACAAAACCTCAATAAACCCGCAGTCAGACACTGGCATTGCTCCGTGTTAATCTCCTGCTTTGAGGAGGTGTGTGTGGTTATGCAAGAGACTAtccttgacttttaaaataaagacacacTAAAGGATTCAGGAGTTGGGGGGCATCAGGTCTTCAACTTCCTCTTAAatggtttcagaaaaaaaaatcagacaaggtAAAGCTAACatggtaaaatgttaataatggtaGAAATctggaaagttaaaaataaattatttccaaattctcTCTCAGTTTAAGAAATTATTGTCAAGGCCTGGAGACAAGATGGAATCCTAAAATGAGCACTGACCTTCGAGTTCTAACTCTGAGCTTCCCACTAACAGCTCGTGCAGCCTCGGGCAAGTCTCATGGGCTGTGCCGGGAGCGTGATCACCTGGAGCACCCGGGTTACAGATGACAGATGAGCTGAGGAATGGGACCTCACTTTGCAAGACCTCAGGGGCCTGATGCAGCTTGTGATGACATGCAGTGTCCCTGAGGATCAAGTCTAAGCTGCCCACTTTCcccaaatagatttaaaaaaaaaattctttctgtaaaGGACACTATGTCAGACATTATGATGGGCCCCCCGGGGCCGTGCAGGTGCTTTCTGGGAACTTGCACGTGAGCACCACTCTCTCTAGCCTCCTGCtgtgcctggcttttttttttttcctccccaccccccacttaaCACTGTAGCATAccagttaaaaaatatatgatttaataGAATTCACGGTCAATATATAACGGCAGTGCAACACTTCCAGGTGAGGTGAAGTCTGTAACTTACCATTCCCCTATtttttggacatttaggttgctttcaaaTTCTTACCATTAACAGTGCCGTACAAACTCCTCTGTACATCCGGCTTTGCATGCAATTTGGTTTATCTCCTTAGACCAGGTCCCTATAAATAGGATTACTGGGATCAAGGGGTATGAACCAAATACTTCCTACATGgattataccaatttacatcGCCAATAATGATGTACGAAAACACCAGTTTCACCTGCATTTATCACATCAGTATTCTTCCTCGctaattttttccttctaatttaatgagaaaatgataCCTCACTGTTACAACGTGTGTTGTTTTGAGTTCTCATGCTTTTACTATTGTTAGAATGTCCTTTGTCTATTTATCAGGATAtgtgtcagtttttttttaaaaatcaactcatAAAAACTCCTTACAGACTAGAGATATCAACCTTTTGtgttgtcatattttaaaatattttccaagactGAAAGGTTTAAAGAAGAAGACTGATTTCCAGTCGTTTGAAAAGATTAACCAGTGGGTGACTGTGTCGCCTGTGTCTGAAGATGAGATTCCCACACTGAGAGGTCCTTCAGCAGCAAGAAATTAATCCTCCAAAGAAAGTCGCTGGACAGTCCTTAGCAAGACAGTCTTGGAAGATCTAGGTCAATACACGAGCCTGTTGGACAGGTTTTACCAATTCTTAGATGTGCAACGTGCGTGCTAACTTCTGAAAGGGAATAAACTGCCAAAGCTCCTTACTAGCTTGGAtttaggaaactttttttttctttttaagaagcaCGTGGGTCACATCCAACAGACAAGATGaacaatttgcttctttttttatggccAGAGAAGGCCACGCAGACTTTCTTAGGCCTTCCTTAGGCATCACAGAAAACATCCCCAGAAGTGAACAGAAAGAACTTCCAACTCAGGGTTCTTAGGAAATTTGTCTTTTCTACAGGAGCTGCACCAGGCtctttatcacttaaaaaatacattgtattcagaatttttcaaaagaggggggaaaagaggagagattCTTGCAGAGTCTTGGcttcttctcaagtgcacgtgcGCCCCCCCGCTGCCCACACCCACGCAGCCTGCCAAGGATGGGGTCTCGggaatggacctggagaccaggaaggatgcagagagaggaaaggcagTCCTGCTCGGTGGGCCCCCTGAGGCACGTCTGAATGGCTCTGGGCAAAAGTTTTGACTTGAACAGCTGAGAAGCAGGCCATTGAGTTTCCCAGGGACTGAATGGCCTCGATCCAACAGCTCTGAGACCTGGAGGTCAAGTGACTCTTGCAGGCTTGTGACCTCACTGTTGTGACACCCAGGTGACCTGTCTCTACCAAAGTGCTGACTAGCCTCAGTCTCTTGGAAAGAACTCAAGTATTTAACATAGAGGACCTATAATTAGGGCAGCATTTGGTGCACTTatctggaaggagagaggataGAAGCTCTATAAAATTGCTGCCCTGGGTTCAGCACAGGACACCACCAGATGTCTGAATCTTGAGATTAACACCAGGAAGGGGCCAACCTTCCTCCATAGGTGAGGGTTACTTGGATGAGACACTCCAAAGCCAGGGCAGGACAAGGCCTTGGTTTTCTCTACTCTTAGAGACTTCAGGCAGCTGGCAGCCCTCTTCCAGACCAGCCTCTGCCACTGACCTCAATTTCAGAGCTACTGAACTCTAGAAAGTAAAGATTATCTAGAACAGCGATAACAAGCGACTGGGGCCTGATTTAGAGATGggcaaagataaaataaacaaggctGTCCCTCCTAAATGTTTTAGCTGAAGCAGTGTGTCTGGCAGAGGGCTGAGTGGAGGGGCAGCCTGGGAGTGGCTCAGTGCACCACACCTACCTCGCCAGCCTGGGGCAGCCACCTAACTTATCTCCCAGCCCCGATCCCAGGTGCTTCTCCCCTTGGGCAGCGGGGATGACCAGAACGCAACGAAGCAGGAGACGTAGGGCCTAACGTGCCTTCGCCAGCTCTCCAAGTGCTTCCAAGTTACCAGGGTCAGGCTCTGTGGGCCAGCTCTGGGCCCCCACCCTCCAGGGGCTGCGCTGAGGCGCCCACCTCCTCGGGAGGCTCAGGCTGGGGTCGCCTCAAAGGAGCACCCTTGCGGAGAGGCTCAGGAATGGTCCATCTCTCAGGCAAGCCTGGCATCATCTCGCTGGCCCGCTAGCCTAGGGCGGTCGCGGGGCATGAGGAGACTGCCCGCTGGGCGCCCGGCCAGGGGTCTCGGGCTCGGGCTCGAGGGAAAGCAGCGCGGCCGCCACCCACCTGACGATGTGGAAAACCCAGAGCAGGCGGCGGGCCTCGGGCCCGCACATGGAGCGGACGATGCTGAGGTACAGGTAGAGGGCGATGGCCACTGTCCAGAAGAAGGAGCTGGTGCTGGCGAAGGTGGAGACCGCGCCCTGCAGCACGCAGTCCCACGAGGAGCCCTCGAAGTCCTGCAGAACCCCGTAGAAGTAGGAGGCAGCCGAGAGCAGGTCGGCCAGCGACAGGAAAAACAGCAGGAGCCGCGCCCGGCTGCGCAGGTCCGGCCACAGGGCGTGCGTGGCCACCAGCAGGCCCGAGCCGAGCGCGGAGAGCGCGCAGGACAGCAGCACCACGGCGCGCTCCGACGGCACCAGCACGGTGGGCGGCGCGGGAGGAGGCATGGCCTGGCGCGgagggggccggggccggggcgccGCAAGGCCAGAGGCCGGGCACCGTGCACGGCCGCCGCCGCTGTCTGGGCACCCACCCGGGAGCGGCTCTCGTACCGGCCCCCGCCTCGCCCGCCCGCGTCCCGGCCCCTCCTGACTCCTCCGGGCCCGCGCCCTCCACGCCCCACCCCATGGCACCCGCGTCCGGAccgcccccgcgccccgccccggcgCCCCGCCCCCGCTCTCACACCACGCCCCTGCGACCCCCACGCCCCACCCTGTGACCCCCACGTCCCGGTTGAAGCCCGGTGCTGGACCCCTAAGCCCCTCCCATGAGCCCTGTCCACGCCGCAGCGCCGTGTCCCTGCGGGCGCACCTTCTACCCTCCTCCTTCCCTatcctcccagctccccagcaccacccccgtgccgcctccccagccctcacACCACACTCTTGTGCCCTCCACATTCCACCTGATAGTCCCCACATCCTGTCCGAATCACCGCgctccctcccccccaccccctagaACCCCCAGCTCTTGCCAGCAGGCTAGGACGTCCAGTCCTGGGAGAAATGGACTGGCATTTCTAGGGCTAATATTACCTTCCTGCCTTTTAGCcagcacacgtgtgtgtgtgtgtgtgtgtgtgtgtgtgtgtggtggagggggGTGTATATtagggaaaggggatggaggtGTTCTTTCCAGTGGTAATAAAAGCAACTCTAGAGTGTGATCCTCATTCCTTAAGCAATGGTACCTGTCATCGAGTGGTGCTTCCCCCAGGGAGTGTTCCCAATTTTTCTTACAATAAGCacgctgttttttaaaattgagctataaggcaagctttttttttttttttaaatgaaacattaactcccaatttttcttcttttttgaaaatttcactttaaaaaattgggaTACCAATCACAGACCATAAAATTGGCCCTTTTAAGTGTGTACAGAGATTTATAGGACACAaatttgtgcaaccatcatcattaCGTAATccataacattttcatcacctcaaaaagaaacacaGTTAGTAGTGTCAAAAGAGAGGTAACAGgtccaaaatggagtcacttgttcTAAGCTCACATCTCGTAACCTAGACCTCACACCTTACCTAGTTGCAGTTTCCGTCTCTCCCAGGAATGTACTTTTAACCATTTGATCTGGAACTTCCTAGTTAGCACTAGTGAGGGAATCCATCTGATAGACCCCTGCCATCCCCCAAAGGAAGGTGACCTTGCCTGAAATAATCAGCTCTTTGCTAGAATAATTTCCTTATCCCATCTTCTGCC includes the following:
- the GPR157 gene encoding G-protein coupled receptor 157 isoform X1 — encoded protein: MGWGVEGAGPEESGGAGTRAGEAGAGTRAAPGWVPRQRRRPCTVPGLWPCGAPAPAPSAPGHASSRAAHRAGAVGARRGAAVLRALRARLGPAGGHARPVAGPAQPGAAPAVFPVAGRPALGCLLLLRGSAGLRGLLVGLRAAGRGLHLRQHQLLLLDSGHRPLPVPQHRPLHVRARGPPPALGFPHRQVFLMSLPSYRLRRMEIPPTFMSWSHPHLLTAATGWLRIPEFGKKQQQHRVSLTWRHGIDKRGWGVPLVITVIAVALKKIGYDASDVSVGWCWIDLEAEDRVLWMLLTGKLWELLAYVTLPVLYLLIRKHIGRAHAALSEYRPIISQAQQLQRQTSVADKKLVLIPLIFIFLRVWSTVRFILTLYSSPVVQSPVLVVLHGIGNTFQGGANCITFALCTRAVRTRLLSLCCCCPSQPPAQSPPKAPAPSQTGQAQRPTRTPGELPCT